A region of Drosophila suzukii chromosome 2L, CBGP_Dsuzu_IsoJpt1.0, whole genome shotgun sequence DNA encodes the following proteins:
- the vir-1 gene encoding uncharacterized protein vir-1 isoform X3, which translates to MKLLLGVLVTVLALSGVFTLPARNDPQDDAEVIKVPSRPQPESDFHNFRGVIDTGSGYPFLQPNPSSFNLGFFDSFDDLFRRLRTRLWPVVGSESGEDGATLKGDSDDSGDDSGSGFSFGLRPLIPLDPKNANTTSTVKVVDGHKVEINETVYGDSNSVFKVRLVNVRPLESGEEVAQGVHTSGGDFKPAEAPSTSAPSTKVGEFDDEEDEDDRREPLEKQPQDNEVRDIDEPKSTTPTTTSYTTRLDTSSPADSEFEASGISEDIAETLSEEQKKTMDQLKEMMASVQKEINHEEDLELAHEDKEYLEKKEKREREELESSDDEDGEATTPVVMSETFNDEWAEFDQDQDQDEGQDNEFDNDLNNEIDIEENFVPVDLSNDIAVNDIAAADPNFQHNPDAEFIVDPSVVRTMPMFEKLSVGEPSK; encoded by the exons CTCGCAATGACCCGCAGGACGATGCGGAGGTGATTAAAGTGCCATCGCGCCCTCAGCCAGAGTCGGATTTCCATAACTTCCGCGGCGTCATCGATACAGGCTCCGGATATCCCTTCCTCCAGCCGAATCCTTCGAGCTTCAATCTGGGCTTCTTCGACTCCTTCGATG ATCTGTTCCGTCGTCTGCGCACCCGTCTTTGGCCCGTGGTTGGCAGCGAATCCGGTGAGGATGGAGCTACCCTGAAAGGTGACTCTGATGATTCCGGCGATGACAGCGGCTCTGGCTTTTCGTTTGGACTGCGACCTCTGATTCCACTGGATCCCAAGAATGCCAATACCACTTCCACTGTTAAG GTCGTCGATGGTCACAAGGTCGAGATCAACGAGACGGTTTACGGGGACAGCAACAGCGTTTTCAAGGTTCGTTTGGTGAACGTGCGTCCTCTGGAGAGTGGCGAGGAGGTGGCCCAGGGGGTGCACACCAGTGGGGGCGACTTCAAGCCGGCGGAGGCTCCCAGCACCTCCGCCCCGTCCACCAAGGTCGGGGAGTTCGACGACgaggaggacgaggacgaTCGCCGCGAGCCTTTGGAGAAGCAGCCGCAGGACAACGAGGTGCGCGACATCGATGAGCCCAAG TCCACAACACCAACAACCACAAGTTATACAACAAGACTTGACACCAGCTCACCCGCAGACTCAGAATTCGAAGCTTCTGGTATCAGCGAGGATATAGCGGAGACTCTCTCGGAAGAACAAAAAAAGACGATGGATCAGCTGAAGGAAATGATGGCATCCGTGCAAAAAGAGATTAATCATGAAGAAGATTTGGAGCTGGCTCACGAGGACAAAGAGTATTTGGAAAAAAAGGAGAAGAGGGAGCGTGAAGAATTGGAATCCTCTGATGACGAAGATGGCGAGGCTACAACTCCTGTCGTAATGAGCGAAACTTTCAACGATGAGTGGGCTGAATTTGACCAGGATCAGGATCAGGATGAGGGTCAAGATAACGAATTCGATAACGATCTGAACAACGAGATCGATATCGAGGAGAACTTTGTGCCTGTTGACCTTTCCAACGATATAGCTGTCAACGACATTGCTGCAGCAGATCCTAATTTTCAGCATAATCCGGACGCAGAATTCATTGTGGACCCATCTGTAGTAAGAACTATGCCCATGTTTGAAAAGCTTTCCGTGGGAGAGCCTTCGAAATGA
- the vir-1 gene encoding retrotransposon Gag-like protein 5 isoform X2 produces MDQLKEMMASVQKEINHEEDLELAHEDKEYLEKKEKREREELESSDDEDGEATTPVVMSETFNDEWAEFDQDQDQDEGQDNEFDNDLNNEIDIEENFVPVDLSNDIAVNDIAAADPNFQHNPDAEFIVDPSVVRTMPMFEKLSVGEPSK; encoded by the coding sequence ATGGATCAGCTGAAGGAAATGATGGCATCCGTGCAAAAAGAGATTAATCATGAAGAAGATTTGGAGCTGGCTCACGAGGACAAAGAGTATTTGGAAAAAAAGGAGAAGAGGGAGCGTGAAGAATTGGAATCCTCTGATGACGAAGATGGCGAGGCTACAACTCCTGTCGTAATGAGCGAAACTTTCAACGATGAGTGGGCTGAATTTGACCAGGATCAGGATCAGGATGAGGGTCAAGATAACGAATTCGATAACGATCTGAACAACGAGATCGATATCGAGGAGAACTTTGTGCCTGTTGACCTTTCCAACGATATAGCTGTCAACGACATTGCTGCAGCAGATCCTAATTTTCAGCATAATCCGGACGCAGAATTCATTGTGGACCCATCTGTAGTAAGAACTATGCCCATGTTTGAAAAGCTTTCCGTGGGAGAGCCTTCGAAATGA
- the vir-1 gene encoding uncharacterized protein vir-1 isoform X1 has product MKLLLGVLVTVLALSGVFTLPARNDPQDDAEVIKVPSRPQPESDFHNFRGVIDTGSGYPFLQPNPSSFNLGFFDSFDDLFRRLRTRLWPVVGSESGEDGATLKGDSDDSGDDSGSGFSFGLRPLIPLDPKNANTTSTVKVVDGHKVEINETVYGDSNSVFKVRLVNVRPLESGEEVAQGVHTSGGDFKPAEAPSTSAPSTKVGEFDDEEDEDDRREPLEKQPQDNEVRDIDEPKV; this is encoded by the exons CTCGCAATGACCCGCAGGACGATGCGGAGGTGATTAAAGTGCCATCGCGCCCTCAGCCAGAGTCGGATTTCCATAACTTCCGCGGCGTCATCGATACAGGCTCCGGATATCCCTTCCTCCAGCCGAATCCTTCGAGCTTCAATCTGGGCTTCTTCGACTCCTTCGATG ATCTGTTCCGTCGTCTGCGCACCCGTCTTTGGCCCGTGGTTGGCAGCGAATCCGGTGAGGATGGAGCTACCCTGAAAGGTGACTCTGATGATTCCGGCGATGACAGCGGCTCTGGCTTTTCGTTTGGACTGCGACCTCTGATTCCACTGGATCCCAAGAATGCCAATACCACTTCCACTGTTAAG GTCGTCGATGGTCACAAGGTCGAGATCAACGAGACGGTTTACGGGGACAGCAACAGCGTTTTCAAGGTTCGTTTGGTGAACGTGCGTCCTCTGGAGAGTGGCGAGGAGGTGGCCCAGGGGGTGCACACCAGTGGGGGCGACTTCAAGCCGGCGGAGGCTCCCAGCACCTCCGCCCCGTCCACCAAGGTCGGGGAGTTCGACGACgaggaggacgaggacgaTCGCCGCGAGCCTTTGGAGAAGCAGCCGCAGGACAACGAGGTGCGCGACATCGATGAGCCCAAGGTATAA